A DNA window from Nerophis ophidion isolate RoL-2023_Sa linkage group LG13, RoL_Noph_v1.0, whole genome shotgun sequence contains the following coding sequences:
- the arl5a gene encoding ADP-ribosylation factor-like protein 5A, whose protein sequence is MGILFTKLWRLFNHQEHKVIIVGLDNAGKTTILYQFSMNEVVHTSPTIGSNVEEIVVNNTHFLMWDIGGQESLRSSWNTYYTNTQFVIVVVDSTDRERISVTKEELYKMLAHEDLRKAGLLVFANKQDVKGRMSVAEISQSLQLTSIKDHQWHIQACCALTGEGLCQGLEWMMSRLCVR, encoded by the exons ATGGGAATACTTTTCACCAAACTATGGCGGCTTTTTAATCACCAAG AGCACAAAGTCATCATAGTGGGTCTGGACAACGCAGGCAAGACCACCATCCTCTACCAGTT CTCCATGAACGAGGTGGTGCACACCTCGCCCACCATCGGCAGCAACGTGGAGGAGATCGTGGTCAACAACACACACTTCCTGATGTGGGACATCGGGGGCCAGGAGTCGCTCAGGTCCTCCTGGAACACCTACTACAccaacacccag tttgtcaTCGTGGTGGTGGACAGCACAGACCGAGAGAGGATCTCCGTCACCAAAGAGGAGCTCTACAAGATGCTGGCACATGAG GACCTGAGGAAGGCGGGGCTTCTGGTCTTCGCCAACAAGCAGGATGTGAAAGGTCGTATGTCCGTGGCCGAGATCTCCCAGAGTCTGCAGCTGACCTCCATCAAGGACCACCAGTGGCACATCCAGGCCTGCTGCGCCCTCACCGGAGAAGG